A window from Sinorhizobium mexicanum encodes these proteins:
- the repA gene encoding plasmid partitioning protein RepA encodes MAIANRVESAAGSQEDAGSKIMRHAGILSGQLQQLRTRMYPPRSEKTLRSFSTNEVSKLTSIPDSTLKLMSTEGRGPVPSRLENNHRLYTLAQINELRELFAKQKPADALRFLPRRRAGEHLQVLAIANFKGGSAKTTTCIHLSHYLALQGYRVLALDLDPQASLSAMFGAQPELDVGSNETIYAALRYDEAERRPIRDIIRKTYFEGVDLIPGNLEVMEYEHETPRVLANKSSSGAIFFERLKLALSEVEADYDVVILDTPPSLGFLTLSAIYAATSMIITVHPAMLDVASMSQFLLMMGDLISVLNESGAQLDQDFIRYLITRHDPNDAPQSQVVAMLRHLFGTDVLLPTAIESTAVEAAGLGKRSIYELEMGQIGRDTHKRARESVDAVNEAIARLINDSWGRT; translated from the coding sequence ATGGCGATAGCAAACCGAGTGGAATCAGCTGCTGGCTCGCAGGAAGATGCTGGCAGCAAGATCATGCGCCATGCCGGGATTCTGTCTGGGCAGTTGCAGCAGCTCAGAACTCGCATGTATCCGCCAAGATCCGAAAAGACGCTTCGTTCATTTTCGACCAACGAAGTGTCGAAGCTGACCTCGATACCCGATTCCACCCTGAAGCTCATGTCCACCGAAGGACGCGGACCGGTCCCTAGTCGGTTGGAGAATAACCATCGCCTCTACACTCTGGCCCAGATCAATGAATTGCGTGAATTGTTCGCGAAGCAAAAACCTGCAGACGCCTTGCGGTTCCTCCCTCGCCGTCGCGCCGGCGAGCATCTTCAGGTCCTTGCGATAGCCAACTTTAAGGGCGGCAGCGCGAAGACGACGACCTGCATTCATCTTTCCCACTACCTGGCTCTTCAGGGCTATCGCGTCCTTGCACTGGACTTGGATCCTCAAGCATCCTTGTCCGCCATGTTTGGTGCGCAGCCAGAACTCGACGTTGGGTCGAATGAAACGATTTATGCCGCACTGCGCTATGACGAAGCCGAACGTCGTCCAATCCGGGATATCATCCGCAAGACATATTTCGAAGGGGTCGACCTAATCCCGGGCAACTTGGAGGTGATGGAGTATGAGCACGAAACTCCCCGCGTTTTGGCTAACAAGTCGAGCTCCGGCGCAATCTTCTTCGAGCGACTGAAGCTCGCCCTTTCCGAAGTTGAGGCGGACTATGACGTCGTGATCCTGGACACTCCGCCGTCGCTTGGCTTTCTGACTTTGAGCGCAATTTATGCCGCGACCAGCATGATCATAACGGTGCATCCAGCCATGCTTGACGTCGCGTCGATGAGCCAGTTCCTCCTGATGATGGGCGATCTGATTAGCGTTCTGAACGAGAGCGGCGCTCAGCTGGACCAGGACTTCATCCGGTATTTGATCACACGGCACGACCCCAATGACGCGCCGCAGTCGCAAGTCGTCGCGATGCTTCGACACTTGTTTGGTACCGACGTCTTATTGCCAACTGCCATCGAGAGCACTGCGGTCGAGGCTGCTGGCCTTGGGAAACGTTCGATATACGAGCTCGAGATGGGGCAGATCGGACGCGATACCCATAAGCGTGCCCGCGAGTCGGTAGACGCCGTTAACGAGGCGATCGCTCGCCTTATCAACGACAGTTGGGGGCGGACATGA
- a CDS encoding TrbC/VirB2 family protein — protein MSRKATVTVVALLAAPIVLASFAPALASSGGGGLPWEGPLQQIQESITGPVAGAIALAAMAIAGGMLIFGGELNDFARRLVYVVLVTGILLGATQIVALFGATGASIGLRDEQTHSIVSNGEGEGAYV, from the coding sequence GTGTCGCGTAAAGCCACAGTCACAGTTGTCGCACTCCTTGCCGCCCCCATCGTGCTCGCGTCGTTTGCTCCCGCACTCGCCAGCTCAGGAGGCGGAGGTCTGCCCTGGGAAGGGCCGCTGCAACAAATTCAAGAATCGATCACCGGTCCCGTGGCGGGCGCCATTGCGCTTGCGGCGATGGCGATTGCCGGGGGCATGCTTATCTTCGGCGGAGAGCTCAACGATTTTGCGCGACGGCTCGTCTATGTCGTCCTCGTCACCGGCATCCTGCTCGGTGCGACCCAAATCGTCGCCCTCTTCGGGGCGACCGGCGCGTCGATCGGCCTAAGGGACGAGCAGACACACTCAATCGTGTCCAACGGAGAAGGGGAGGGGGCTTATGTCTGA
- a CDS encoding acyl-homoserine-lactone synthase — protein MQVIAISARPDFREKQLLAQHHRLRARVFSDRLGWDVSVRDGQEYDAFDGLQPTYILAVSESGQLAGCARLLPALGPTMVTDVFPSLLPGDGLNAHPFMIESSRFCVDTTLAEGRGAGSVHEATLTMFAGITEWCMANGYTEIVTVTDLRFERILARVGWSLQRLEEPRKIGVTMAVAGILRADASIFQKLRPSNYRSELTPLGQAA, from the coding sequence ATGCAGGTGATCGCGATTTCTGCACGCCCGGATTTTCGGGAGAAGCAACTGCTCGCACAGCATCACAGGCTCCGAGCGCGAGTCTTTTCTGATCGGCTAGGCTGGGATGTCAGCGTTCGCGACGGCCAGGAATATGACGCCTTTGATGGCCTTCAGCCGACCTACATCCTCGCCGTTTCGGAGAGCGGCCAATTGGCAGGATGCGCCAGGCTTCTGCCAGCCCTGGGGCCGACCATGGTGACGGATGTTTTTCCCTCGCTTCTCCCGGGCGACGGGCTCAACGCTCATCCTTTCATGATCGAGAGCTCCCGCTTTTGCGTCGACACGACCCTCGCGGAGGGAAGGGGAGCCGGCTCGGTCCATGAAGCAACCCTGACCATGTTCGCGGGCATCACCGAATGGTGCATGGCGAATGGCTACACCGAGATTGTCACGGTAACCGATCTACGATTCGAGCGGATCCTTGCGCGCGTTGGATGGTCGCTGCAGCGTTTGGAAGAACCTAGAAAGATAGGCGTGACGATGGCTGTAGCGGGCATATTGCGCGCCGATGCGAGCATATTTCAGAAGCTGCGTCCTTCCAATTACCGTTCTGAACTCACCCCTCTCGGCCAGGCAGCGTAG
- the trbB gene encoding P-type conjugative transfer ATPase TrbB — translation MSQLLSHPRLVRKLQEALGDQLCVALDDANVIEIMLNPDGKLFIERLGHGVAPAGEMSCAAAEMVIGTVAHALQSEVDTERPIISGELPIGGHRFEGLLPPVVGKPAFTIRRRASRLIPLGEYVHCGVMTEYQASTIRSAISSRLNIIISGGTGSGKTTLANALIGEIVRSAPEDRLVILEDTAEIQCAADNAVVLRTSDTVDMARLLKSTMRLRPDRIVVGEVRDGAALTLLKAWNTGHPGGVATIHSNTAMSALRRLEQLTAEASQQPMQEVIGEAVDLIVSIERTPRGRCVRDVIQVERFAGGQYDIESDQLTEEQEARRVA, via the coding sequence GTGAGCCAGCTCCTCTCTCACCCCAGACTTGTTCGCAAACTTCAGGAGGCGCTCGGCGATCAGCTCTGTGTGGCACTGGATGACGCGAATGTCATCGAGATCATGCTCAATCCGGACGGGAAACTGTTCATTGAACGGCTCGGTCATGGCGTTGCGCCGGCCGGCGAAATGTCTTGCGCGGCCGCAGAAATGGTGATCGGAACGGTTGCCCATGCGTTGCAGTCCGAGGTCGACACAGAACGGCCGATCATTTCCGGCGAGCTGCCGATCGGCGGCCACCGGTTTGAAGGTCTCTTGCCTCCTGTCGTTGGCAAACCGGCATTCACCATTCGCCGCCGTGCATCGCGGTTGATACCGCTCGGCGAGTATGTGCACTGCGGAGTTATGACGGAGTATCAGGCGTCGACGATCCGCAGCGCAATCTCATCGCGCCTGAACATTATAATTTCCGGCGGGACTGGTTCGGGCAAAACGACGCTTGCGAACGCACTGATCGGCGAGATCGTCAGGTCCGCGCCCGAAGACCGTCTCGTCATCCTCGAAGATACGGCGGAAATCCAATGCGCGGCCGACAACGCTGTCGTTCTGCGCACTAGCGATACTGTAGACATGGCGCGGCTCTTGAAGAGCACGATGCGGCTTCGTCCCGACAGGATCGTCGTCGGCGAGGTTCGTGACGGCGCTGCGCTGACATTGCTCAAGGCGTGGAATACCGGCCATCCTGGAGGCGTGGCGACCATTCACTCGAACACCGCCATGTCGGCGCTTCGACGCCTCGAGCAACTAACTGCAGAGGCAAGCCAGCAGCCGATGCAAGAGGTCATCGGCGAAGCGGTCGACCTAATCGTATCCATCGAACGAACGCCGCGCGGACGATGCGTTCGCGACGTCATCCAGGTCGAGCGATTCGCGGGCGGCCAATACGACATTGAGTCCGACCAACTAACCGAGGAGCAGGAGGCACGTCGTGTCGCGTAA